Proteins encoded together in one Ignavibacteria bacterium window:
- a CDS encoding glycosyltransferase family 2 protein — protein MDISVIIINYKQRDFTFNCVDSVRKNLKCSFEIIVVNNSPEDDLSKIEGVTILNNLNKGFSQANNLAAKYAKGEYLFFLNADTILKKDFSQDFLKVFNGMEFGVAGLGLVYPDGRYQLSYWKENKFSNEIKNKNIETAFIKNDIAVINDHTGNNRIKEVDWVSGAALIIKRETFERVFGFDENFFLFYEDADLCKRLYDKGLKSYYFPFNGLIHYKGENVNKRFYSETYYFSKKSQLLYYKKHNRLYERILLRIYLLVKFTFRRMTEKREINRKILKLLLKVEK, from the coding sequence ATGGATATTTCTGTAATCATAATCAATTATAAACAGAGGGATTTCACATTTAACTGCGTTGATTCAGTCAGGAAGAATCTGAAATGTTCGTTCGAGATTATAGTCGTTAATAACTCGCCTGAGGATGATTTATCAAAGATTGAGGGTGTGACAATATTAAATAATTTGAATAAAGGGTTTTCTCAGGCAAACAATTTAGCTGCAAAGTATGCAAAAGGGGAATATCTATTCTTTCTGAATGCAGATACAATACTGAAAAAGGATTTTTCGCAGGACTTTCTAAAAGTATTTAATGGAATGGAATTTGGTGTAGCAGGGCTTGGACTTGTTTATCCCGACGGAAGATACCAGCTTTCTTACTGGAAAGAAAACAAATTCTCGAATGAGATAAAGAATAAAAATATTGAAACTGCTTTTATTAAGAACGATATTGCAGTAATAAATGATCATACGGGCAACAACAGAATAAAAGAAGTTGATTGGGTAAGCGGAGCCGCGTTGATAATTAAGAGAGAAACATTTGAAAGAGTTTTCGGATTTGACGAGAATTTTTTCCTTTTCTATGAGGATGCGGATTTGTGTAAACGACTGTATGATAAGGGACTCAAATCGTATTATTTCCCATTTAATGGACTTATTCATTACAAGGGTGAGAATGTTAACAAAAGATTTTATTCAGAAACATATTATTTCTCTAAGAAATCACAATTATTATATTATAAAAAACACAACAGATTATACGAAAGGATATTACTCCGGATATATCTTCTTGTGAAGTTTACTTTCAGAAGAATGACTGAGAAAAGGGAAATAAACAGGAAAATATTAAAACTATTATTAAAGGTCGAAAAATGA
- a CDS encoding glycosyltransferase family 2 protein yields the protein MNDNAELSVVIATWNSRKQTEECIQSIVNLPEYNGNVEIIIIDNNSNDGTAGLIGKKFPRVKIIINKENVGYAPACNHGIRESMGRYVLLLGSDTILKPGSLRKTIDFLDANPEAGAAGCRLLYPDGTLQGNCKKFPKLSNAFLTYTSLNRFNYEYDMRGFGYNKTIQVDQIATTFLMVRGDLLKKLKGFNESYRIMYNDVDLCKRISAEGKKVMFIHDAEVYHHGSLSTSKADYKLRKIMYDDIYRYYRLNHGSKAYFLSPVLKTRLLLTKLFMS from the coding sequence ATGAACGATAATGCTGAATTATCAGTAGTAATAGCTACATGGAATTCAAGAAAACAAACTGAAGAATGCATTCAGTCAATAGTAAACCTTCCTGAATACAACGGAAATGTTGAAATTATAATTATTGACAACAATTCTAATGACGGTACGGCAGGATTAATAGGTAAGAAATTTCCTCGGGTAAAAATAATAATTAATAAAGAAAATGTCGGATATGCTCCTGCATGCAACCATGGAATACGTGAGTCTATGGGAAGGTATGTACTACTTTTAGGAAGTGATACAATTCTTAAACCCGGCAGTTTGAGAAAGACAATTGACTTTCTGGATGCTAATCCGGAAGCAGGAGCAGCGGGCTGCAGGCTTTTGTATCCAGACGGAACGCTGCAGGGCAACTGCAAGAAATTTCCGAAATTATCGAATGCTTTCTTAACATATACATCTTTAAACAGATTTAATTATGAATATGATATGCGGGGATTCGGATATAATAAGACCATACAGGTTGATCAGATAGCCACAACATTTTTAATGGTACGCGGCGACCTTCTTAAAAAATTAAAAGGATTTAACGAAAGCTACAGAATAATGTACAATGATGTTGACTTATGCAAAAGAATAAGCGCTGAAGGAAAGAAAGTAATGTTTATTCATGATGCCGAAGTTTATCATCATGGAAGTCTTTCAACGAGCAAAGCCGATTATAAGCTAAGGAAGATAATGTATGATGATATTTACCGATATTACAGATTGAATCATGGTTCGAAAGCATATTTTCTCTCGCCGGTATTAAAAACTAGGTTATTGTTAACAAAATTATTTATGAGTTAA
- a CDS encoding oligosaccharide flippase family protein: protein MLKLFKYIQDNIISNKTGIRDMAVSFAPQIASAVFGFAMSILLARGLGAESLGKYVLITSFAALITGFSDLGINQTAIRFASRAVSKNDDELQYAVLRWALRIRFSLVLILFVISYFAAEVVAKDFWGSSELISLIRIYLLIVLFNVFSSIPIIYFQSKRLFGKNAFVAVGQALINFSGITFIAITGMWSIYNVIIVTVISNLAGMLVFLVIVPRRAIFKMQDFKNGFKEIFRAPKEHYLNETTVDKSSAESFAFFMVITSIIVILTMQADVWLMGRYLTKDQIGIYNVATKLALPLMMFLNAFNTVLWPRASAATSREETMLLLKKTVKVSSIVFLFVLIYSFFAPMLITYIYGLVYDGSIMLSRILCFRYSISILVCPIGIIGYNLGFIRIYWKVNLIQLIFVVLINVFLLPVIGVYASALALIVNELTGFTASVFIIRHKIKQANA, encoded by the coding sequence TTGCTAAAACTTTTTAAATACATACAGGATAATATCATTTCTAATAAGACCGGTATAAGGGATATGGCAGTCTCCTTTGCACCGCAGATAGCTTCGGCAGTATTTGGTTTTGCAATGTCCATACTTCTTGCTCGCGGACTTGGTGCTGAAAGTCTTGGAAAATATGTACTCATAACAAGCTTCGCTGCTCTAATAACCGGATTTTCGGACCTTGGCATAAACCAGACTGCAATAAGGTTTGCGTCAAGAGCGGTATCTAAGAATGATGATGAGCTTCAGTATGCTGTACTGCGCTGGGCGTTGCGGATAAGGTTTTCGCTTGTTCTCATCCTTTTCGTTATTTCATATTTTGCTGCTGAAGTGGTTGCAAAGGATTTCTGGGGTAGTTCAGAACTTATAAGTTTAATAAGAATTTATTTGCTGATAGTTCTTTTTAATGTATTCTCGTCAATACCAATTATCTACTTTCAATCTAAAAGGTTATTCGGAAAGAATGCATTTGTTGCCGTTGGGCAGGCTTTAATTAATTTTTCGGGAATAACGTTTATTGCGATTACGGGAATGTGGTCTATCTACAATGTCATTATTGTAACAGTAATATCGAACTTGGCAGGAATGCTTGTATTTCTTGTGATAGTGCCGCGACGTGCAATATTCAAAATGCAGGATTTTAAAAACGGCTTCAAAGAAATATTCCGTGCACCTAAAGAACATTACCTAAATGAGACTACGGTTGATAAGTCATCAGCAGAGTCATTTGCATTTTTTATGGTTATAACATCAATAATAGTAATTCTTACCATGCAGGCTGACGTATGGCTTATGGGACGCTATCTTACTAAAGACCAGATAGGTATTTACAATGTTGCGACTAAGCTCGCATTGCCGCTGATGATGTTTCTAAATGCATTTAACACAGTTCTCTGGCCGAGAGCTTCCGCGGCGACGAGCAGGGAAGAGACGATGTTACTGCTTAAAAAAACTGTTAAGGTAAGTTCTATTGTTTTTTTGTTTGTACTTATATATTCGTTTTTTGCTCCTATGCTCATAACTTATATATACGGACTTGTATATGACGGTTCAATAATGCTCAGCCGTATTCTTTGTTTCCGATACAGCATATCAATACTTGTTTGTCCCATTGGAATTATCGGGTATAATCTTGGTTTTATCCGTATATACTGGAAAGTTAATCTCATACAGCTGATATTCGTTGTTCTTATTAATGTTTTTTTACTTCCTGTAATCGGAGTCTATGCATCAGCATTAGCACTTATTGTGAATGAGCTTACTGGATTTACAGCCTCTGTATTTATAATAAGACATAAAATAAAGCAAGCGAATGCATAA
- a CDS encoding glycosyltransferase family 2 protein, which translates to MVSILILNYNGKEYLNDCLTSVLSQTYSDFEVILLDNCSTDGSIEYVAETFNDVRIKIISSEINHGFAGGNNAALQHASGEMIVLLNNDTVVDKEWLSELVKCLNESENAGMVQSLVITEGIPLQYYKKNGTINLFGNNIMEVFDINENGVGEIFQVNGCSLIIRKKLLNKLGGLFPDEYFAYAEDTYLSFKVKFAGYNIYHNAKSLVQHKGGATMGKYKSEFVTFYQERNRLLNFLVFFSDSFRMKYYPLMLYNLLLKLFYGLISRRYSVKGIIKAYGWIIKNCKWIETENSKLKTIKRISEEEVLMYLSGKATNGNNFIENALNILMLAYLKIVNIRVIELR; encoded by the coding sequence ATGGTTTCAATACTGATATTAAACTATAATGGGAAGGAATATCTTAATGATTGTCTTACATCAGTACTTTCACAGACTTATTCGGATTTTGAAGTAATACTTCTAGATAATTGCTCTACTGACGGGAGTATTGAGTATGTAGCGGAAACGTTTAATGATGTGAGAATTAAAATCATATCTTCGGAAATAAACCATGGATTTGCAGGAGGAAATAACGCAGCACTGCAACACGCATCGGGTGAAATGATTGTCCTTCTGAATAATGATACCGTCGTTGATAAAGAATGGTTGTCGGAGCTTGTAAAATGTTTAAATGAATCTGAAAATGCCGGAATGGTTCAGTCGCTTGTGATAACAGAAGGGATACCTTTGCAGTATTATAAAAAGAACGGAACGATTAATCTATTCGGTAACAATATAATGGAGGTGTTTGATATTAACGAGAATGGGGTGGGAGAAATATTTCAGGTTAACGGCTGCTCTTTAATTATAAGAAAGAAACTTCTGAATAAATTAGGTGGACTTTTCCCCGATGAATATTTTGCTTATGCTGAAGACACATACCTGTCGTTTAAGGTGAAATTTGCAGGATATAATATTTACCATAATGCAAAGTCGTTAGTACAGCATAAGGGAGGCGCAACAATGGGTAAATACAAAAGTGAATTCGTTACTTTTTATCAGGAGAGAAACCGGCTTTTGAATTTTCTTGTGTTTTTTTCTGATAGTTTCAGGATGAAATATTATCCTTTGATGTTGTACAATTTATTGCTTAAATTGTTTTACGGTCTAATTTCGCGCAGGTATTCAGTAAAAGGTATAATAAAAGCTTATGGTTGGATAATAAAGAACTGCAAATGGATTGAAACAGAAAACTCAAAACTTAAAACAATAAAGAGAATAAGCGAAGAAGAAGTGCTTATGTACCTTAGCGGTAAAGCGACGAATGGAAATAATTTTATAGAGAATGCACTTAATATATTAATGCTGGCTTATTTGAAAATAGTAAATATAAGAGTAATCGAACTAAGGTAA
- a CDS encoding glycosyltransferase family 4 protein, translating to MHKQENILFITDSFYPYAGGVEKHVFELSKKIIEDGHKVTVLTYKKKKGDADKENISGIKIYRLSKTSGKYSNFAGIMFQIFSKDILKSTYDIIHYHDYSVFNIMHPILSLNREIRKNKTYITFHGWEGIFPLTDYIKNKRKYASEKTNGNICVGHFIEKWYETRADIITYGAVEEQKSDANSENTILYAGRLEPDTGFPVLLESFGEINKLHPEYKFVILGNGTLTDTLKDYPNVIYKGWVKDTAEYISKSEVVFASGYLSMLEAFIMKKKVLGYYNNELKKDYFEMIPHCQDLMWTAGSKDEVIKMFEDMLSSNEKINSAYSFAKEYSWDSLKQDYYRLWNL from the coding sequence ATGCATAAACAAGAAAATATATTATTTATAACAGACAGTTTCTATCCGTATGCAGGAGGGGTAGAAAAGCATGTGTTTGAACTATCCAAGAAGATTATTGAGGACGGACATAAGGTTACAGTACTGACTTATAAAAAGAAAAAAGGCGATGCTGATAAAGAAAATATATCAGGGATTAAAATATACCGGCTATCAAAAACAAGCGGCAAGTACTCAAACTTTGCGGGAATAATGTTTCAGATTTTCTCGAAGGACATATTAAAAAGTACTTACGACATAATTCATTACCATGATTATTCGGTTTTCAATATAATGCATCCAATTCTTTCGCTTAATCGTGAGATAAGAAAGAATAAAACATATATAACTTTCCATGGATGGGAGGGAATATTTCCTTTGACTGATTATATAAAGAATAAGAGAAAATATGCATCTGAAAAGACGAACGGAAATATTTGTGTCGGACATTTCATTGAAAAGTGGTATGAAACAAGAGCTGACATAATAACATACGGAGCAGTTGAAGAGCAGAAATCAGATGCCAATTCCGAAAATACAATTTTATACGCAGGAAGACTCGAACCGGATACAGGATTTCCGGTGTTGCTTGAATCATTCGGTGAAATTAATAAGCTACATCCTGAATATAAATTTGTTATACTCGGGAATGGTACACTTACAGATACACTAAAGGATTATCCCAATGTAATTTATAAAGGGTGGGTAAAAGATACGGCGGAATACATATCAAAAAGCGAAGTTGTTTTTGCCTCGGGATATCTATCGATGCTGGAAGCTTTTATAATGAAGAAAAAAGTACTCGGATATTATAATAATGAGCTAAAGAAAGATTACTTTGAGATGATACCACATTGTCAGGATTTAATGTGGACGGCAGGAAGCAAGGATGAAGTAATCAAAATGTTTGAAGATATGCTTTCAAGTAACGAAAAGATAAATTCTGCATATAGCTTTGCAAAGGAATATTCATGGGATAGTTTAAAACAGGATTATTACAGACTTTGGAATTTATAA
- a CDS encoding glycosyltransferase, with amino-acid sequence MEFINNKYIKNVSLITVVYNEADNITNFLQSYFEQEFYAEEFIVIDGGSEDGTFEILKKYAESNPDLKLKITSEVRFSKSYSDSPIADARNAAIELARCDYIAVTDAGCLLDKSWLYEIVKPFEENTVDVVSGWYEAIRDNEFQRKFADIFLPKKDETNSLDFLPSSRSIAFKKSCWKAVNGYPYKCHYGEDTMFDIMLKEKGFMFYFAPKAVAYWHAPANLKDACRKYYNYGTGDGYYKLHKMYYLKLIFHALIPVKYLMTGDFVIRYSIYFSLLRGYFTGIVERIKS; translated from the coding sequence TTGGAATTTATAAACAATAAATACATAAAGAATGTAAGTCTAATTACGGTCGTTTATAACGAGGCGGATAATATTACTAATTTTCTGCAAAGTTATTTTGAGCAGGAGTTTTATGCGGAAGAGTTTATTGTTATTGACGGAGGTTCCGAAGACGGTACTTTTGAGATTCTTAAAAAGTACGCTGAATCTAATCCTGATTTAAAACTAAAAATTACAAGTGAAGTCAGGTTTTCGAAATCTTATTCAGATTCGCCGATAGCCGATGCACGCAATGCCGCGATAGAGCTTGCACGGTGCGATTACATTGCTGTTACTGACGCAGGTTGTCTGCTTGACAAAAGCTGGCTTTATGAAATAGTTAAACCCTTTGAGGAAAACACTGTTGATGTTGTTTCCGGGTGGTATGAAGCGATTCGCGATAATGAATTCCAGAGAAAATTTGCGGATATATTTTTGCCGAAGAAAGATGAAACAAATTCATTAGATTTTCTTCCTTCTTCGAGGAGCATTGCTTTTAAAAAATCATGCTGGAAAGCTGTTAACGGTTATCCATACAAATGTCACTACGGTGAGGATACGATGTTTGACATTATGCTTAAAGAAAAAGGATTTATGTTTTACTTTGCACCTAAAGCAGTTGCGTACTGGCATGCCCCTGCTAATCTGAAAGATGCTTGCAGAAAGTATTATAATTACGGAACAGGTGACGGATACTATAAGCTTCATAAAATGTACTATTTAAAACTAATCTTTCATGCATTGATACCGGTTAAGTACTTAATGACAGGGGATTTTGTAATAAGGTACAGTATATACTTTTCACTTCTTAGGGGATACTTTACAGGAATAGTGGAGCGGATAAAGAGTTGA